The following nucleotide sequence is from Micromonospora sp. WMMD1120.
AGCGGGTCCGCGAAGCCCTCCGGCGGGGTCGTGGCGACGAGGGTACGCCGCTCGGGCAGGCGGTCGTAGGTGTAGTCGTACCCGTGACGACGCTCGCGCCGACCGACCGTGACCATCTCCTGCACGGGCGCGGGTAGGGCGTCCCCGCGCAGCCAGCCGGCCAGCTCGTTGCCGGCTGGCGTGCCCAGCGCCGCCGCGCGGGTCGCCAGGGCGTCGTCCACGCCGACGGGCAGCCGCAGCAGCGCCTGGGTGAGGTCCCACCGCCAGACCGGACCGCCGCCGAGGGCGGCCAGCCGCTCGTAGAGCGCCGCCGGGTCGACGGCCCCGGTGACGGACGTCGGGGCGGCCAGCAGCCCCGGGTCGTCCGAGCCGTCCATCCGCTGCCCGATCTCGGCGAGTCGGCACCCGTAGAGCCGCGTGAGCGGAGGCTGCTGGGGCGGCTCGACGCCCGACCGGCGGCGGAAGAGACGCTTGGTCCGGGGCGACGACTGGCCGAGGACGCGGGACCACTGCTCGTGCCGGTGCCCCGTCTCGCCCGGCGCGGCGGCGGCCCGCAGCACGCCGCCGAACAGGGCCGTCAGACTGGCCGCCCGGAGGTGGTCGTAATCCCCCACCTGCGCGCGTCGCAGCACCGGCCGCAGGGCGGCGGCCAGCCGGTCCGGCTCGCGGGTGGCCAACCGGACCAGCCCGTCGAGGACCCGCTCCAGCGTCAGCGCGGGCCACTGCCCACCGAGCAGACCGGAGACCTCCTCCACCAGCTCGTCCACATCGGTGATCGGCGGTGGCGCGAGCGCGGGCGGCGCCGGCGGGGGAAGCTCGTCGCCGGCCACCGCCGCCGTGACGGTGGCGGCCGGCCGGTGACCGTGGCGGTGCGCCAGCGCCAGCGCGCGGTCACGCAGGTCGGCGGAAGGTTGGGCGGCACCCGAGGCGAGGACCGCACCGATCTCGGCCGCCCGTTCGGGGTGCTGCCGGGCCAGCCGGTCCAACCAGGAGAGCTGGGCCCGCACCAGCGCCTTCTCCGGCCGACCCAGGACCACCCGTGCGGCGTCCACCACCGCGTCGAGCTCCAGCTCGCCGCCCGCGCCCCGCAGCGCCCGTTGCGCCAGGACCGCCACCGGCCCCGGCGCGTCGGCGAGCAGTCGCAGGTATCCGCTCGCCCGTGCCGTCACCTCCGCCGGAGTGGGCGCCAGCAGGTCGTGCAGGGCGAGGAACATCCGCAGCGCGCCGGGCCGGTCCCCACGCAGCAGCCGCCCGAGAACCCCGTCCAGCAACGCTGTCCGGTCGAGCCGCCCCTGCGCCGCCAGCGCGGCCAACGCCGGGGGCACCCCCTGACCCGCGCCGTTGAACATCGTGTCGAGGCCGATGCCGTCGACCTCGAAGAGCCGGGGCAGCAGCGGGTCCAGGAACGGGTCGGCGCGCAGCCGGTCGAGCAGCGGCCGCGGCCGGCTCTCGTAACGCGCCATCCACAGCGAGTGCGCCCAGCCGGCGACGAACGCGTCACCGGTCGGCGGCGGCGCGTTCTCCGCCACCAGCAGCCCGGCGACGAAGTGCCAACCGTCCCAGGCACGAGCGCGGGGCAGCCGCTCGGCCAGCCGGTACGCCAGGTCGGCCAACCAGGGCACTCCCCGCTGACGGGCCGCCGCGATCACCGGCTCGTGATCCGCGCCGCCCAGCCCGACCGCCCGCCGGCCGAGCAGTTCCGCCGTCTTCGTGGCGGTGCTCAGGGTGCCCACCGCCACCACCGCCAGGGTGGTCGCCTCCCGGCCCGCCCACCAGTAGTCCCGCCGCCGGCGGACGTGGGCGACGACCTCGTCGCCGAGCGCCCGCCGGGTCGGCTCGTCCAGCGGGTGCAGCAGCGACACCGCTGTGGACACGTCGCCGAGGGTCAGGCAGCGGAGGATGTCCGTCACGCCGTCACCTCCGCCGGCGCTCCCACCATGGAGACGGCGAGGGCGTGCCGACAGGGGCCGCGCTGCCCCCGGTGCTTCGCCCACCACCGGCAGGAGCAGGTGAAGGTGCCGTCGGGCAGCCGGCGCAACCGGTAGTCCTCGTCGCCACTGCGTACCGTGGCATGGTCCCCGTCGGTGCGGACCGCGCCCCGCTCCACGAGCGTGCGCGCGCCGATCAGGCGGGGGTTGTCCCGCTCGGCCCGGCCCGCGTCGTACGGCATGACCCGGTGGAAGTACGCGGCCTCGGCGACGTCGTAGCCGACCCGGCCGGCGGTGCCGAGCTGGGCCAGCGCGGCGCGGACCCGGTCGTCGGGCAGCCCGGCGGCGTCGGCGAGCGCGGCGACGTCGATCGTCGGGTCCCAGGAGAGCAGGGCGCCGATCAGCTCCGCGTCGTCGATCACCTCGTCACCGGCGAGCGCGAGCAGCGCGGCTCCCTCGCC
It contains:
- a CDS encoding DUF6493 family protein; this encodes MTDILRCLTLGDVSTAVSLLHPLDEPTRRALGDEVVAHVRRRRDYWWAGREATTLAVVAVGTLSTATKTAELLGRRAVGLGGADHEPVIAAARQRGVPWLADLAYRLAERLPRARAWDGWHFVAGLLVAENAPPPTGDAFVAGWAHSLWMARYESRPRPLLDRLRADPFLDPLLPRLFEVDGIGLDTMFNGAGQGVPPALAALAAQGRLDRTALLDGVLGRLLRGDRPGALRMFLALHDLLAPTPAEVTARASGYLRLLADAPGPVAVLAQRALRGAGGELELDAVVDAARVVLGRPEKALVRAQLSWLDRLARQHPERAAEIGAVLASGAAQPSADLRDRALALAHRHGHRPAATVTAAVAGDELPPPAPPALAPPPITDVDELVEEVSGLLGGQWPALTLERVLDGLVRLATREPDRLAAALRPVLRRAQVGDYDHLRAASLTALFGGVLRAAAAPGETGHRHEQWSRVLGQSSPRTKRLFRRRSGVEPPQQPPLTRLYGCRLAEIGQRMDGSDDPGLLAAPTSVTGAVDPAALYERLAALGGGPVWRWDLTQALLRLPVGVDDALATRAAALGTPAGNELAGWLRGDALPAPVQEMVTVGRRERRHGYDYTYDRLPERRTLVATTPPEGFADPLGLLTVPVHPIGQGPSEWSDLWPALLPGHRGVVAARLLPGLASAAQEDADGFGAVLPQLAEGTGVGGPALDLIVAYGLCARFEADRVATLDALLMLAAAGDLDAPGVGGRLGALAADDQVTLTRAVTPLRDAVAAGARLSVWRLLAAALPPLLSRPNAPRGTPDLLALATETASATGVRIEVPGLADVAARGGSSRLVREARRLDAALAA